In Acidovorax sp. 106, the following proteins share a genomic window:
- a CDS encoding AEC family transporter, with translation MNYAQLLLPDFSLILLGYLLCRYTALNRSIWQPVESLVYYLLFPVLLFQSIVKSPIDVGAASSLIAAGLLSGVAGIALAYSLPYWPWLGRFIDRRDHAASAQVAFRFNSFIGLALAERLAGTQGLLMIAVLIGVCVPLFNVAAVWPMARHGGHGFVRELLRNPLILATASGLVANLLGFRIPGWLEPTVSRISAASLALGLMAAGAGMQFGLLSRGKMLTASVLAIRHLLQPLIAWGLALLLGLNAVQTTVLLAFSALPTASTCYVLAARMGYNGPYVAGLVTLSTVLGVVSLPFALGFLR, from the coding sequence GTGAACTATGCCCAGCTCCTGCTCCCGGATTTCTCTCTCATTCTCTTGGGTTACCTGCTGTGCAGGTACACCGCCCTCAATCGCTCCATCTGGCAGCCGGTGGAAAGCCTGGTGTACTACCTGCTGTTTCCGGTGCTGCTGTTCCAGTCCATCGTCAAAAGCCCCATCGATGTGGGCGCGGCCTCCAGCCTGATCGCGGCGGGGCTGCTGTCTGGCGTGGCGGGCATTGCGCTGGCGTATTCGCTGCCCTACTGGCCCTGGCTGGGCCGTTTCATCGACCGGCGCGACCACGCGGCCAGCGCGCAGGTTGCGTTTCGCTTCAACTCCTTTATTGGCCTGGCGCTTGCCGAGCGGCTGGCGGGCACACAGGGCTTGCTCATGATTGCGGTGCTCATTGGCGTGTGCGTGCCGCTGTTCAACGTGGCCGCCGTGTGGCCCATGGCACGCCATGGAGGGCACGGCTTTGTGCGTGAGCTGCTGCGCAACCCGCTCATCCTTGCCACCGCCTCGGGGCTGGTGGCCAATTTGCTGGGGTTTCGCATCCCCGGCTGGCTGGAGCCCACGGTGAGCCGCATCAGCGCAGCGTCGCTGGCGCTGGGCTTGATGGCGGCAGGTGCAGGCATGCAGTTTGGCCTGCTCAGCCGGGGCAAGATGCTGACAGCCTCGGTGCTGGCCATCCGGCATTTGCTGCAGCCGCTGATCGCCTGGGGCCTGGCGCTGCTGCTCGGCCTCAACGCCGTGCAGACCACGGTGCTGCTGGCCTTCTCTGCCCTGCCCACGGCCTCCACCTGCTATGTGCTTGCCGCCCGCATGGGCTACAACGGGCCGTATGTGGCAGGGCTGGTCACGCTGTCGACGGTGCTGGGGGTGGTGAGCCTGCCGTTTGCGCTGGGCTTTTTGCGCTGA
- the queG gene encoding tRNA epoxyqueuosine(34) reductase QueG, with product MQEWARELGFSQIGVAGVDLSASEPGLMQWLAQGFHGDMHYMAAHGLKRARPAELVPGTVSVITARMDYLPQGRDHNPAVVQAGGWQAMELQRLQQPGEGIVSMYARGRDYHKVLRARLQKLSDRIAEAVGPFGHRVFTDSAPVLEAELAARSGQGWRGKHTLVLNREAGSTFFLGEIYVDMPLPATEPVTAHCGSCSACIDACPTQAIVAPHRVDARRCISYLTIEHAGPIPLEFRPLMGNRIYGCDDCQLVCPWNKFAQVSRLPDFDERKGLAGQQLVHLFAWDEPTFLRMTEGGPIRRIGHERWLRNVAVALGNALRQTGAADVRAALQLRAQDPSALVREHVAWALEQA from the coding sequence ATGCAGGAGTGGGCCCGCGAGCTGGGATTTTCCCAAATCGGCGTGGCGGGGGTGGATTTGTCCGCGTCAGAGCCTGGGTTGATGCAATGGCTGGCGCAAGGGTTCCATGGTGACATGCATTACATGGCCGCACATGGCTTAAAGCGTGCGAGGCCTGCAGAGCTGGTGCCCGGCACCGTGAGCGTGATCACCGCGCGCATGGACTACCTGCCCCAGGGGCGCGACCACAACCCGGCCGTGGTCCAGGCGGGCGGCTGGCAGGCGATGGAGTTGCAGCGCCTGCAGCAGCCCGGCGAGGGCATTGTCTCGATGTACGCCAGGGGGCGCGATTATCACAAGGTATTGCGTGCGCGGCTGCAAAAGTTGAGTGACCGCATCGCCGAGGCGGTGGGCCCGTTCGGCCACCGCGTGTTCACCGACTCCGCCCCCGTGCTGGAGGCCGAGCTGGCCGCCCGCAGCGGCCAGGGCTGGCGCGGCAAGCACACGCTGGTGCTCAACCGCGAGGCGGGCTCAACCTTCTTTCTGGGCGAAATCTATGTGGACATGCCTTTGCCTGCCACCGAGCCTGTGACGGCCCACTGCGGCAGTTGCAGCGCCTGCATTGATGCCTGCCCCACGCAGGCCATCGTGGCGCCGCACCGGGTGGATGCGCGGCGGTGCATTTCGTACCTGACCATTGAACACGCGGGGCCCATCCCGCTGGAGTTTCGCCCGCTCATGGGCAACCGCATCTACGGCTGCGACGACTGCCAACTGGTGTGCCCCTGGAACAAGTTCGCCCAGGTCAGCCGCCTGCCAGACTTTGATGAGCGCAAGGGCCTGGCGGGGCAGCAACTGGTGCACCTGTTTGCCTGGGACGAGCCCACCTTTTTGCGCATGACCGAGGGCGGCCCCATCCGCCGTATTGGCCACGAGCGCTGGCTGCGCAACGTGGCCGTAGCCCTGGGCAATGCCCTGCGCCAAACGGGTGCGGCAGACGTGCGCGCTGCCCTGCAGCTGCGCGCCCAAGACCCCAGCGCGCTGGTGCGCGAGCATGTGGCCTGGGCGCTGGAGCAGGCGTGA
- the tsaE gene encoding tRNA (adenosine(37)-N6)-threonylcarbamoyltransferase complex ATPase subunit type 1 TsaE, giving the protein MTVAPHTGQIVESPSPGPATFVWRSEEDTAAWAQQLAAQPALAHAFVTLHGDLGAGKTTLVRHLLRALGVQGRIKSPTYAVVEPHETAQLAIWHFDFYRFDDPREWEDAGFRDIFASPGLKLAEWPEKAAALTPTADLAITIEAMDETERKVTLHAGTATGRSLVQGLTQGWSQGPSA; this is encoded by the coding sequence TTGACTGTTGCACCACATACCGGCCAGATTGTAGAAAGCCCCAGCCCTGGCCCAGCCACATTCGTTTGGCGCAGCGAAGAAGACACCGCCGCCTGGGCCCAGCAGCTTGCCGCGCAGCCTGCGCTGGCCCATGCCTTCGTCACCCTGCACGGCGACCTGGGCGCAGGCAAGACCACGCTGGTGCGCCACCTGCTGCGCGCCCTGGGCGTGCAAGGCCGCATCAAAAGCCCCACCTACGCCGTGGTGGAACCCCACGAGACCGCACAGCTGGCCATCTGGCACTTTGACTTCTACCGCTTTGACGACCCGCGCGAGTGGGAAGACGCGGGGTTCAGAGACATCTTTGCCAGCCCGGGCCTCAAGCTGGCAGAATGGCCCGAAAAGGCTGCAGCGCTGACCCCGACTGCAGACCTTGCTATCACCATTGAAGCAATGGACGAGACCGAAAGGAAAGTCACCCTGCACGCAGGCACCGCCACCGGGCGCAGCCTGGTGCAAGGGCTGACCCAAGGATGGAGCCAAGGACCGAGCGCATGA
- a CDS encoding N-acetylmuramoyl-L-alanine amidase — protein MTADASMDHPTKTDNAYTPSRRHLLQAGSLVLLLGTQQIARGATIVAVRVWPAPEYSRVTIESDTKLVAKQFFVTTPPRLAVDIEGIDLSPELRELVAKVKPDDPNIAGIRVGQNAPGVVRLVVDLKQAAQPQVFTLPPIAAYQHRLVFDLYPAEPVDPLEALIAERLRDAGTPGHGGDKTAAAPAPAPAKAAEPADPLGDLIAQRSNRPGPSAAPSPAEPATAPAPSNVATNRAGGRATATQTDRIIIVALDPGHGGEDPGAIGPAGTREKDVVLRVAHLLRDRINATTVGGNPMRAFLTRDGDFFVPLGTRVEKARRVQADLFVSIHADAFTTPAARGASVFALSQSGASSTAARWLANKENQADLVGGLNVQSKDQHVQRALLDMSTTAQINDSLKLGTVLLGEIGNIGKLHKPRVEQAGFAVLKAPDIPSVLVETAFISNPEEEARLRSSTYQQELADALMRGITRYFAKNPPLARSRSV, from the coding sequence ATGACTGCCGACGCAAGCATGGACCACCCCACCAAGACGGACAACGCCTACACCCCCAGCCGCCGCCACCTGTTGCAGGCGGGCAGCCTGGTGCTGCTGCTGGGCACGCAGCAGATTGCACGCGGCGCCACCATCGTGGCGGTGCGCGTGTGGCCCGCGCCAGAGTATTCGCGCGTCACCATCGAATCAGACACCAAGCTGGTGGCCAAGCAGTTCTTTGTGACCACCCCGCCGCGCTTGGCGGTGGACATTGAAGGCATTGACCTGAGCCCCGAACTGCGCGAGCTGGTGGCCAAGGTCAAGCCCGACGACCCGAACATCGCGGGCATCCGCGTAGGGCAAAACGCCCCCGGCGTGGTGCGCTTGGTGGTCGATTTGAAGCAGGCCGCGCAGCCCCAGGTGTTCACCCTGCCGCCCATCGCGGCCTACCAGCACCGCCTGGTGTTTGACCTGTACCCCGCCGAGCCCGTGGACCCACTGGAAGCGCTGATTGCCGAGCGGCTGCGCGACGCGGGCACCCCAGGCCACGGCGGCGACAAGACCGCCGCAGCACCTGCGCCAGCGCCAGCCAAGGCGGCAGAGCCCGCCGACCCGCTGGGCGACCTGATCGCACAGCGCAGCAACCGCCCTGGCCCCAGCGCAGCCCCCTCACCTGCCGAGCCTGCGACCGCCCCCGCCCCTTCCAACGTGGCGACCAACCGCGCTGGCGGGCGCGCCACGGCCACGCAGACCGACCGCATCATCATCGTGGCGCTGGACCCCGGCCACGGCGGTGAAGACCCCGGCGCCATCGGCCCCGCAGGCACGCGTGAAAAAGACGTGGTGCTGCGCGTGGCCCACCTGCTGCGCGACCGCATCAACGCCACCACCGTGGGCGGCAACCCCATGCGCGCCTTTCTCACCCGCGACGGCGACTTCTTCGTGCCCCTGGGCACGCGGGTGGAAAAAGCCCGGCGCGTGCAGGCCGACCTGTTCGTCAGCATCCACGCCGACGCCTTCACCACCCCGGCCGCACGCGGCGCCAGCGTGTTTGCGCTGAGCCAAAGCGGGGCATCGAGCACCGCCGCCCGCTGGCTCGCCAACAAAGAAAACCAGGCCGACCTAGTGGGCGGGCTGAACGTGCAAAGCAAAGACCAGCATGTGCAACGCGCCTTGCTGGACATGAGCACCACCGCGCAGATCAACGACAGCCTCAAGCTCGGCACCGTGCTGCTGGGCGAGATTGGCAACATCGGCAAGCTGCACAAGCCCCGCGTGGAGCAAGCCGGGTTTGCCGTGCTCAAGGCCCCCGACATTCCCAGCGTGCTGGTGGAGACCGCCTTCATCAGCAACCCCGAAGAAGAGGCCCGCCTGCGCAGCAGCACCTACCAGCAGGAGCTGGCGGATGCGCTCATGCGCGGCATCACCCGCTACTTCGCCAAGAACCCGCCGCTGGCGCGCAGCCGATCGGTGTAA
- a CDS encoding glycine zipper 2TM domain-containing protein, with protein sequence MLQSRHWIGLTALTAALALGGCASNPTNAQIGTGVGAAAGGVAGHVLLGGPLGTIGGAAAGALVGHEIGEDKDQRQRRR encoded by the coding sequence ATGCTGCAATCTCGTCACTGGATCGGGCTGACCGCCCTCACCGCCGCTCTGGCCCTGGGCGGCTGCGCCTCCAACCCCACCAATGCACAAATCGGCACCGGCGTCGGGGCTGCCGCAGGCGGCGTGGCAGGCCATGTGCTGCTGGGCGGCCCCCTGGGCACCATTGGCGGGGCCGCAGCCGGCGCCCTGGTGGGCCATGAGATTGGAGAAGACAAGGACCAGCGCCAAAGACGCCGTTGA
- a CDS encoding DedA family protein, translating to MEIVTFLIDFILHVDKHLEAFVQTYGMWVYALLFLIVFVETGVVVMPFLPGDSLLFIVGALCGAGMMNFPLACAVLVAAAILGDQCNYSIGRYFGPKVFQWEDSRWFNRKAFDQAHAFYERYGGITIVIARFMPFIRTFAPFVAGVAEMSRAKFTAFNVGGALLWVLGIATAGYFFGNFAWVKENLDKIIWALILVPGVIAIFGAWRAGRQSKAAA from the coding sequence ATGGAAATAGTGACCTTTCTGATCGACTTCATCCTGCACGTAGACAAGCACCTGGAGGCTTTCGTGCAGACCTACGGGATGTGGGTGTATGCGCTGCTGTTCCTCATTGTGTTTGTGGAAACGGGCGTGGTGGTGATGCCGTTTTTGCCGGGCGATTCGCTGCTGTTCATCGTGGGCGCGCTGTGCGGCGCGGGGATGATGAACTTTCCGCTGGCGTGCGCTGTGTTGGTCGCCGCGGCCATTTTGGGCGACCAGTGCAACTACAGCATTGGGCGTTACTTTGGCCCCAAGGTGTTCCAGTGGGAAGACTCGCGCTGGTTCAACCGCAAGGCGTTTGACCAGGCCCACGCGTTTTACGAGCGCTATGGCGGTATCACCATCGTGATCGCGCGCTTCATGCCCTTCATCCGCACGTTTGCGCCTTTTGTGGCCGGTGTCGCAGAGATGAGCCGTGCCAAGTTCACGGCCTTCAATGTGGGCGGTGCGCTGCTGTGGGTGCTGGGCATTGCCACGGCAGGCTACTTCTTTGGCAACTTTGCCTGGGTGAAGGAGAATCTGGACAAGATCATCTGGGCGCTGATCTTGGTGCCGGGTGTGATCGCGATCTTTGGGGCCTGGCGTGCGGGCCGCCAATCGAAGGCTGCGGCCTGA
- the mutL gene encoding DNA mismatch repair endonuclease MutL, with the protein MYQKQAALSLWPCNQIPTNPTPKIRPVNPTDSTTDAPLAARRPIRDLPDELISQIAAGEVVERPASVVRELVDNALDAGATQITVRLLAGGVRLISVEDDGLGIPPEELPVALRRHATSKITNLHDLETVATMGFRGEALAAISSVSEMALLSRPPTQASAFLLDARSGELRPAARSQGTTIEVKELFFSTPARRKFLKTDATELAHCIESVRRHALARPDVGFAIWHEGKLVEQWRATFVPGEGNPQDALARRLSDVLGEDFVQQSVTVQHRVGPVTVTGRAGLPDAARSRPDHQYCYVNGRFVRDKVLTHAARAAYEDVLHGHKQPIYALYVEIDPARVDVNVHPTKIEVRFRDSREVHQAVRHAVENALAAPRAAALAAANAAQAAGDGAAPVANTTDLEQKRPLAPAWQAQAAIKFEERGHRVQDLQALWAPRETPPPAAPDAALGGLWAPSAQPGEATGQSTTPASIALPPNAANGDANAAAMGAMSPATSDAPASEAMVWPEQRGDNASAWPLGRAVAQLHGVYILAENAQGMVIVDMHAAHERIVYERLKAQVDSGARIASQPLLIPATFAATPQEVATAEESAEVLATLGLEVVPFSPKTLAVRAVPTTLAQGDAVELARSVLAELAAHDATTVVQRARNEILGTMACHGAVRANRKLTLDEMNALLRQMETTDRSDQCNHGRPTWRQLSMKELDGLFLRGR; encoded by the coding sequence ATGTATCAAAAACAGGCCGCATTATCCCTATGGCCCTGTAACCAAATCCCCACCAACCCGACGCCTAAAATCCGTCCGGTGAACCCAACAGACTCCACCACCGACGCCCCCCTGGCCGCGCGCCGCCCCATCCGTGACCTGCCCGACGAACTCATCAGCCAGATTGCGGCTGGCGAGGTGGTGGAGCGCCCCGCCTCGGTGGTGCGCGAGCTGGTGGACAACGCCCTGGACGCCGGGGCCACGCAAATCACCGTGCGGCTGCTGGCCGGTGGCGTGCGGTTGATATCGGTCGAGGACGATGGCCTGGGCATTCCCCCCGAAGAGCTGCCTGTTGCGCTGCGCCGCCATGCCACCAGCAAGATCACCAACCTGCACGACCTGGAAACCGTGGCCACCATGGGCTTTCGGGGCGAGGCGCTGGCGGCCATCAGCTCGGTATCGGAGATGGCCTTGCTCTCGCGCCCGCCCACGCAGGCCAGCGCCTTTTTGCTGGACGCCCGCAGCGGCGAGCTGCGCCCCGCCGCCCGCAGCCAGGGCACGACCATCGAGGTCAAGGAGCTGTTCTTCTCCACCCCCGCGCGCCGCAAGTTCTTGAAGACCGACGCCACCGAGTTGGCGCACTGCATTGAATCGGTGCGCCGCCACGCGCTGGCGCGGCCCGATGTGGGCTTTGCCATCTGGCACGAAGGCAAGCTGGTGGAGCAATGGCGCGCCACCTTTGTGCCCGGCGAAGGCAACCCACAAGACGCGCTGGCCCGCCGCCTGTCCGACGTGCTGGGCGAAGACTTCGTGCAGCAGTCCGTCACCGTGCAACACCGCGTGGGGCCCGTCACCGTTACCGGCCGTGCAGGCCTGCCCGACGCGGCCCGCTCGCGCCCCGACCACCAGTACTGCTACGTCAACGGCCGCTTTGTGCGCGACAAGGTGCTCACCCACGCCGCCCGCGCCGCGTACGAGGACGTGCTGCATGGCCACAAGCAGCCCATCTACGCGCTGTACGTTGAGATCGACCCCGCCCGTGTGGACGTGAACGTGCACCCCACGAAGATCGAAGTGCGCTTTCGGGACAGCCGCGAAGTGCACCAAGCCGTGCGCCACGCGGTGGAAAACGCCCTGGCCGCACCCCGCGCTGCGGCCCTGGCGGCGGCCAATGCCGCCCAGGCCGCAGGCGACGGTGCAGCACCTGTGGCCAACACCACAGATTTAGAACAAAAAAGGCCTCTAGCGCCCGCCTGGCAAGCGCAAGCAGCTATCAAATTTGAAGAGCGCGGCCACCGCGTGCAAGACCTGCAGGCCCTGTGGGCGCCACGCGAAACCCCTCCCCCAGCGGCGCCAGACGCTGCGCTGGGCGGCCTGTGGGCACCCTCGGCGCAGCCCGGCGAGGCCACGGGCCAAAGCACCACGCCAGCCTCCATTGCTCTGCCCCCCAATGCGGCGAATGGGGATGCGAATGCGGCGGCGATGGGGGCCATGAGCCCCGCCACAAGCGATGCGCCCGCCAGCGAAGCCATGGTGTGGCCCGAGCAGCGCGGCGACAACGCATCCGCCTGGCCCCTGGGCCGCGCCGTGGCGCAACTGCACGGCGTCTACATCCTGGCCGAAAACGCCCAGGGCATGGTGATTGTGGACATGCACGCCGCCCACGAACGCATCGTGTACGAACGCCTCAAGGCCCAGGTAGACAGTGGCGCCCGCATTGCCAGCCAGCCGCTCTTGATCCCCGCCACCTTCGCCGCCACGCCGCAAGAAGTAGCCACCGCCGAAGAGTCTGCCGAGGTGCTGGCCACGCTGGGGCTGGAGGTCGTGCCCTTCTCACCCAAAACCCTGGCCGTGCGCGCCGTGCCCACCACGCTGGCGCAGGGCGATGCGGTAGAACTGGCCCGCAGCGTGCTGGCCGAACTGGCCGCGCACGACGCCACCACCGTGGTGCAACGCGCCCGCAATGAAATCCTGGGCACCATGGCCTGCCACGGCGCGGTGCGGGCCAACCGCAAGCTCACCCTAGACGAGATGAACGCCCTGCTGCGCCAGATGGAAACCACCGACCGCAGCGACCAGTGCAACCATGGCCGCCCCACCTGGCGGCAGTTGTCGATGAAAGAGCTGGACGGGTTGTTTTTGCGCGGGCGGTGA
- a CDS encoding tripartite tricarboxylate transporter substrate binding protein: protein MTLPLLDAASAATSRRDVLRGLAALGAAGWALPGSAQAAYPSKPIKFVVGYPAGGSVDLIGRVLADALGPRLKATTVVDNQGGAAGAIAAQRVATSSPDGYTLLVGSSNELVGTRVVNPAQRYDGLKDFTPIGMMATAPVVLTAAPHTGIKSIPELLDLLRRNPGKYSYGSSGVGSTLHFAGELFKQKAGVFMTHIPYRGVAPLTSDLAGGSLDFAVLSPSSAMPFIRSGRITALAVSSTQRLGSLPQVPAMTEFAPLKGYELVGWYALMAPKGLPADVTALLASHLQATLQDPAVRKKLEDAGMVLATGREDIARFMADESSKYEKLAAFAKMRES, encoded by the coding sequence ATGACTCTGCCTTTGCTTGATGCGGCTTCTGCTGCAACGTCCCGCCGTGATGTCCTGCGCGGTTTGGCCGCCTTGGGTGCTGCCGGGTGGGCACTGCCCGGCAGTGCCCAAGCTGCCTACCCCTCTAAACCCATCAAGTTCGTGGTGGGCTATCCCGCCGGGGGCTCGGTAGACCTGATTGGCCGCGTGCTGGCCGATGCATTGGGTCCGCGCCTCAAGGCCACCACGGTGGTCGACAACCAGGGCGGTGCGGCGGGTGCCATTGCCGCGCAACGCGTAGCCACTTCCTCGCCAGATGGCTACACGCTGCTGGTCGGCTCCAGCAACGAGCTGGTGGGTACCCGCGTGGTCAACCCCGCCCAGCGCTATGACGGTCTCAAGGACTTCACCCCCATCGGCATGATGGCCACCGCCCCGGTGGTGCTCACGGCTGCGCCGCACACGGGCATCAAGTCCATTCCTGAACTGCTCGACCTGTTGCGCCGCAATCCTGGTAAATACAGCTACGGCAGCTCGGGCGTGGGCTCCACGCTGCACTTTGCGGGCGAGCTGTTCAAGCAAAAGGCCGGAGTGTTCATGACGCACATTCCCTACCGGGGCGTGGCGCCGCTCACCAGTGACCTGGCCGGTGGCAGTCTGGACTTTGCCGTGCTGTCGCCCAGCTCGGCCATGCCCTTCATCCGCAGCGGCCGTATCACCGCGCTGGCCGTGAGCAGCACCCAGCGCCTGGGCAGCCTGCCCCAGGTGCCTGCGATGACGGAGTTTGCGCCCCTCAAGGGCTATGAGCTGGTGGGCTGGTACGCCCTGATGGCCCCCAAGGGCCTGCCCGCCGACGTGACCGCGCTGCTGGCGAGCCACCTGCAGGCCACGCTGCAAGACCCCGCCGTGCGCAAGAAGCTGGAAGACGCGGGCATGGTGCTGGCCACCGGGCGCGAAGACATCGCCCGCTTCATGGCCGATGAGAGCAGCAAGTACGAAAAACTGGCGGCCTTCGCGAAGATGCGCGAATCCTGA
- a CDS encoding M20 aminoacylase family protein, which translates to MTQDLLQTAVLPGIRALETEMVALRHHIHAHPELAFEEFATSDLVAERLTAWGYEVHRGLGGTGVVGTLRVGHGSKRLGLRADMDALPIHEATGLPYASRHAGKMHACGHDGHTATLLAAARHLAQTRSFDGTLHLIFQPAEEGLGGGRKMVEDGLFQLFPCDAIFALHNMPGFPAGQFGFMPGSFMASSDTVIIKVRGKGGHGSAPHLSWDPVVASAHLILALQTVVSRNVDPRDMAVVTVGAIHAGDAPNVIPNEVELRLSVRAYRPEVRQQLRERITALAHTQAAALGAEAEVEYRWRYPALVNDPACTAIARQVVVDWLGEGALIPNLQPLTGSEDFSFMLEACPGSYFIVGNGEGDTHGTGGCMVHNPGYDFNDRILPVAASYWVKLTEHFLSAQATA; encoded by the coding sequence ATGACCCAAGACCTTTTGCAAACCGCCGTGTTGCCCGGCATCCGTGCGCTGGAGACCGAGATGGTGGCCCTGCGCCACCACATCCACGCCCACCCCGAGCTGGCTTTTGAAGAATTTGCCACGAGCGACCTGGTGGCCGAGCGCCTGACCGCCTGGGGCTACGAGGTGCACCGGGGCCTGGGTGGCACGGGCGTGGTGGGCACGCTGCGTGTGGGCCACGGCAGCAAACGCCTGGGCCTGCGGGCCGACATGGACGCACTGCCCATCCACGAGGCCACGGGCCTGCCCTACGCCAGCCGCCACGCGGGCAAGATGCACGCCTGCGGGCACGATGGGCACACCGCCACTCTGCTGGCCGCAGCGCGCCACCTGGCACAGACGCGGTCTTTTGATGGCACGCTGCACCTGATCTTTCAACCCGCCGAAGAGGGCCTGGGCGGGGGGCGCAAGATGGTGGAAGACGGCCTGTTTCAGCTGTTTCCGTGCGATGCCATCTTTGCGCTGCACAACATGCCGGGCTTCCCCGCAGGGCAGTTTGGTTTCATGCCGGGCTCGTTCATGGCGTCGTCTGACACCGTCATCATCAAAGTGCGCGGCAAGGGTGGTCACGGTTCAGCGCCGCATTTGTCGTGGGACCCGGTGGTGGCCTCTGCACATCTGATTCTTGCCTTGCAAACCGTGGTGTCGCGCAACGTCGATCCACGCGACATGGCCGTGGTGACCGTGGGCGCCATCCATGCAGGCGACGCGCCCAACGTGATCCCGAACGAGGTGGAGTTGCGTCTGTCGGTGCGCGCCTACCGGCCCGAGGTGCGCCAGCAGCTGCGTGAGCGCATCACTGCGCTGGCCCATACCCAGGCCGCTGCGCTGGGGGCTGAGGCCGAGGTGGAGTACCGCTGGCGCTACCCCGCGCTGGTTAACGACCCCGCCTGCACCGCCATCGCCCGCCAGGTGGTGGTGGACTGGCTGGGGGAGGGCGCCCTGATCCCCAACCTGCAGCCCCTGACGGGCAGCGAGGACTTCTCTTTCATGCTTGAAGCCTGCCCTGGCAGCTACTTCATCGTGGGCAACGGTGAGGGGGACACCCATGGCACGGGCGGCTGCATGGTGCACAACCCCGGCTACGACTTCAACGACCGCATCCTGCCGGTGGCCGCTTCGTACTGGGTCAAGCTCACCGAGCACTTCCTGTCGGCCCAGGCCACAGCCTGA
- a CDS encoding LysR family transcriptional regulator — translation MDATRTPPHLSMKLHQIRYLVALAECGSVRAAARTLGVTQAAVTQGLRELEEAHRLPLFQRHSSGMVLTAAGQVLLRHAQLVTGQLEQAEAEMAALRDPQAHIRLSVAVTPWIAHSLLPPVLASFRAELPQVRLELFEGLSAVALPRLREGSIDLLIGRVPTGSAAQDLHATPLFRYEAAVVARTGHPLVQARSLHELHDCDWLLNYTPSEESGIFEKLFLRHGIAVPTRRIHLVHSASLLLHLVAHSDMVSFCPWPLIETEGPHGRITPLRLQEPFEPHTAGVLQRGHGPLPFAAQRFVAHLLLQVHACQHTADPQLQRVFRSIDVLD, via the coding sequence ATGGACGCCACGCGCACGCCCCCTCACCTGTCGATGAAGCTGCACCAGATCCGCTACCTGGTGGCACTGGCCGAGTGCGGCAGCGTGCGGGCCGCAGCGCGCACCTTGGGTGTGACCCAGGCCGCCGTGACCCAGGGCCTGCGCGAGCTGGAAGAGGCCCACCGCCTGCCCCTGTTCCAGCGCCACAGCAGTGGCATGGTGCTCACAGCCGCCGGGCAGGTGCTGCTGCGGCACGCCCAGCTCGTTACCGGCCAGCTAGAGCAAGCCGAGGCCGAGATGGCCGCACTGCGCGACCCGCAGGCCCACATCCGCCTGTCTGTGGCCGTCACACCATGGATTGCCCACAGCCTGCTGCCCCCCGTGCTGGCCAGCTTTCGTGCCGAGCTGCCCCAGGTGCGGCTGGAGCTGTTCGAAGGCCTGTCGGCCGTGGCCCTGCCCCGCCTGCGCGAGGGCAGCATTGACCTGCTGATTGGCCGCGTGCCCACCGGCAGCGCCGCGCAAGACCTGCATGCCACGCCGCTGTTTCGCTACGAGGCGGCCGTGGTGGCGCGCACCGGCCACCCGTTGGTGCAAGCCCGGTCACTGCACGAGTTGCACGACTGCGATTGGCTGCTGAACTACACGCCCAGCGAAGAGAGCGGCATTTTCGAAAAGCTCTTTTTGCGCCACGGCATCGCGGTGCCCACCCGGCGCATCCACCTGGTGCACTCGGCGTCGCTGCTGCTGCATCTGGTGGCGCACAGTGACATGGTGTCGTTTTGCCCCTGGCCGCTGATAGAGACCGAAGGCCCGCACGGCCGCATCACGCCGCTGCGGCTGCAAGAACCCTTTGAGCCCCACACCGCCGGGGTGCTGCAACGCGGCCACGGCCCCCTGCCCTTTGCAGCGCAGCGGTTTGTGGCGCACCTGCTGCTGCAGGTGCATGCCTGCCAGCACACGGCCGACCCGCAATTGCAGCGGGTGTTCCGCTCGATCGACGTGCTGGATTAA